The DNA region CGGCCCACCTTCGCACCTTTCACGCCCTGACGATCAATCTGCGCATCGTGGCTGCGGGTTGCGTTTTATGGCGAAGAATGGTTACGTTTCCGGACCGAAGAAACGACGCTTGCCCTGCCCTGTCGAACCTTGCGCGCCACAGCGCGTACGGTTCGCGTCGGACGGCGACGATACGAATGGGCCGGAACCGGGACGCGTCGCGCAGCTTGGAGCCTTCCACGGTTCCGCGCGAGGCGCCGCGACGTTCCCGACCCGCCTGAACCCGAGAGCCACGCATGCCGACGGACGCGACGGAAGACACCCGCACTTACATCGTCCTGGTGAACCACGAGGAGCAGTACTCGCTCTGGCTGGCCGACAAGGAGATCCCCCTGGGCTGGTCGGCCGTGGGCGCGCCGGGCTCCAGGGAGGAGTGCCTGGCGTACGTGAAAGAGGTGTGGACCGACATGACGCCGAAGAGCCTGCGGAAGCAGACGCAGGACGCCTGATCCGCGGACCGCCGAAGCGCGCCGGCGCGCCGGACGAGCATCACCACACCAGCACACGCAATGACGCTGTACGCCGAGCCCGCACCCGGGCTCTTCCGCATTCCCGCCCTCGCCCTTCGCCCCGACGCGGCGCACACCCGGCACGTCCTCTCCATCCTGGACCTGTCGCCCGCGGAGGTGCTCTACCTGGTCCGGCGCGCGGTGCGGATCAAGCACGCCCCCGCCGCCCCGCAAACCCTGCGCGGCCGCACGGTGGGCGTGTACTTCCGGAAGACCTCCACCCGCACCCGCACCGGCTTCGTGGTGGGCGCCGGGCGGCTGGGCGCCACCGTGGCCACCTTCGGCCCCGCCGACCTGCAGATCAACACGGGGGAAACGCCGGAAGACACCGCCCGCACCCTGGCCGGCTACCTGGACGTGCTGGTGATGCGCACCAACGAGAGCGTGGAGGAGATGAACACCTTCACCACGCACCAGGGGATGTCGGTGGTCAACGCCCTTTCCTCCGACGAGCACCCCACGCAGGCGCTGACCGACCTGGCCACCCTGCTGGAGCACTTCGGGCGGCTGGAGGGGCTGCACGTGCTGTACTGCGGCGAGGGGAACAAGACCGCCGCCGCGCTGGCGCTGGCCATGAGCCGCATCCGCGGGGCGCGGCTCACCCTGGCAACGCCCGAGGGGTACGGCCTCAACCGCCGGAAGCTGGCGACCGCGCGGGCGCAGGCCGCCGAGCACGGCGCGACGGTGGAGGAAACGCACGACGCGGGCGAC from Longimicrobium sp. includes:
- a CDS encoding MbtH family protein, which produces MPTDATEDTRTYIVLVNHEEQYSLWLADKEIPLGWSAVGAPGSREECLAYVKEVWTDMTPKSLRKQTQDA